One Desulfobacterales bacterium DNA window includes the following coding sequences:
- a CDS encoding DUF488 domain-containing protein: MKVYTIGYGGRKKEEFLSLLQSHSIKTVADIRLRPDKSSMGMFVKAKTADKGIEKLLSDIGIQYYSFIELGNVFLDFDNWSELYTELLNKSGDLLTRRLLNIPEPFCLLCAEKNFKDCHRQQVAEYLIKTKQAEVIHLN; the protein is encoded by the coding sequence ATGAAAGTCTATACTATTGGATATGGAGGTAGAAAAAAAGAAGAGTTTCTCAGTCTTTTACAAAGTCATTCTATCAAAACAGTAGCAGATATAAGGCTAAGACCTGATAAATCAAGTATGGGAATGTTTGTAAAAGCCAAAACAGCAGATAAAGGTATAGAGAAGCTTCTTTCAGATATAGGGATTCAGTATTATTCTTTTATTGAGTTAGGGAATGTATTTTTGGATTTTGATAACTGGAGTGAACTCTATACAGAATTGCTCAACAAGTCAGGAGATTTACTAACCCGTCGTTTATTGAATATTCCAGAGCCTTTTTGTTTACTTTGTGCTGAAAAGAATTTCAAAGATTGCCATCGACAGCAGGTAGCAGAGTATTTAATCAAAACAAAACAAGCAGAAGTTATCCATTTAAACTAA